A stretch of the Actinoalloteichus fjordicus genome encodes the following:
- the rox gene encoding rifampin monooxygenase, whose product MIDVIVAGGGPTGMMLAAELRLHGVHVAVLERDAEPTKVIRSLGLHARSIELMDQRGLLDRFLAHGTKYPVGGFFAGIDKPAPAVDTAHPYVLGIPQPVTDRLLTEHALELGVEIRRGCTLVEVHQDPCGVTVELADGTRLRSRYLVGCDGGRSTVRRLLGIGFPGEPAKVETLLGEAELTASPEQVAEVTAEVRKTEQRFGAAPIGDGVFRILVPAAGVSEDRRTPPTLEELSRQLRAVGGTDFGVHSPRWLSRFGDATRLAEAYRVDRVLLAGDAAHIHPPNGGQGLNLGVQDAVNLGWKLAAEIDGWAPERLLDSYQVERRPVAADVLNLTRAMVQLSLLEPGPQAVRGLVSELMDFEEVNRYLIEKVIAIGIRYDFGAGPELLGRRLRDVALGRGRLYERMHRGRGLLLDQTGRLSTAGWADRVDHVVDTSAELTQRAVPAALLRPDGHVAWVGEDQQELLEHLPRWFGAPLD is encoded by the coding sequence ATGATCGACGTGATCGTGGCGGGCGGCGGGCCCACCGGGATGATGCTGGCCGCCGAGCTGCGGCTGCACGGCGTGCACGTCGCCGTGCTGGAGAGGGACGCGGAGCCGACCAAGGTCATCCGCTCGCTCGGCCTGCATGCGCGCAGCATCGAACTGATGGACCAGCGCGGCCTGCTGGACCGCTTCCTCGCGCACGGCACGAAGTATCCGGTCGGCGGCTTCTTCGCAGGCATCGACAAGCCTGCGCCCGCTGTCGACACCGCGCATCCCTATGTCCTGGGGATCCCGCAGCCGGTCACCGACCGGCTGCTGACCGAGCATGCCCTCGAGCTCGGCGTCGAGATCCGGCGCGGCTGCACACTGGTCGAGGTGCATCAGGACCCCTGTGGGGTCACCGTGGAGCTGGCCGACGGCACGCGGCTGCGCTCGCGTTACCTCGTCGGCTGCGACGGCGGCCGCAGCACGGTGCGCAGGCTGCTCGGCATCGGCTTTCCCGGCGAGCCAGCCAAGGTCGAGACGCTGCTGGGCGAGGCGGAGCTGACCGCGTCACCGGAGCAGGTGGCCGAGGTGACGGCCGAGGTCCGCAAGACCGAGCAGCGGTTCGGTGCCGCGCCGATCGGGGACGGGGTGTTCCGCATCCTCGTGCCCGCCGCCGGGGTGTCCGAGGACCGGCGGACTCCGCCGACGCTGGAGGAGCTGAGCCGACAGCTGCGGGCAGTGGGGGGCACCGACTTCGGCGTGCATTCGCCGCGTTGGCTGTCTCGTTTCGGCGACGCCACCCGCCTGGCCGAGGCCTACCGGGTCGATCGGGTGCTGCTGGCGGGCGACGCGGCGCACATCCACCCGCCGAACGGGGGTCAGGGTCTCAACCTGGGGGTTCAGGACGCGGTGAACCTCGGCTGGAAACTCGCCGCCGAGATCGACGGCTGGGCGCCGGAGAGGCTGCTGGACAGCTACCAGGTCGAGCGACGTCCCGTGGCCGCCGATGTCCTGAACCTCACCCGAGCGATGGTCCAGCTCTCCCTGCTCGAGCCGGGGCCGCAGGCGGTGCGCGGCCTGGTGTCGGAGCTGATGGACTTCGAGGAGGTGAACCGGTATCTGATCGAGAAGGTCATCGCGATCGGCATCCGCTACGACTTCGGCGCGGGCCCTGAGCTGCTCGGCAGGCGGCTACGGGACGTGGCGCTGGGGCGGGGGCGCCTGTACGAGCGGATGCACCGAGGCCGGGGGCTGCTGCTCGATCAGACCGGCAGGCTGTCGACGGCGGGTTGGGCGGATCGGGTCGATCACGTCGTCGACACCAGTGCGGAGCTGACGCAACGGGCCGTGCCTGCGGCGCTGCTGCGGCCGGACGGTCACGTCGCGTGGGTCGGCGAGGATCAGCAGGAGCTGCTCGAGCACCTGCCCCGCTGGTTCGGCGCGCCGCTGGACTAA
- a CDS encoding TetR/AcrR family transcriptional regulator — translation MARPRDPRRRVELLDAILDYLVEHGIAQLSLRPLAEALGHSTFVLTHHFSNKDDLIAAVLAHLDERQRSRLRALPGWAEGRSLGAVVRASWDWHLAPDSLPLVRLLHEIEGLAAAGRLRGSYVPTMLGDRAEFVAEALQTHGVPADVARRNATLLNAAYAGLQLDYLTTGDRDRVESAVDELVRLTDEWTRHGSGTQDDSTEHQE, via the coding sequence GTGGCCAGGCCCCGTGACCCGCGCCGCCGCGTCGAACTGCTCGACGCGATCCTGGACTACCTGGTCGAGCACGGGATCGCACAGCTGTCCCTGCGCCCCCTGGCCGAGGCCCTCGGACACAGCACCTTCGTGCTCACGCACCACTTCAGCAACAAGGACGACCTCATCGCCGCCGTCCTGGCCCACCTCGACGAACGGCAGCGCAGCAGGCTGCGGGCGCTGCCGGGCTGGGCCGAGGGACGCAGCCTCGGCGCCGTCGTCCGCGCCTCTTGGGACTGGCACCTCGCACCGGACTCGCTGCCGTTGGTCCGGCTGCTGCACGAGATCGAAGGGCTCGCGGCGGCGGGCAGACTCCGAGGCTCCTACGTCCCGACCATGCTGGGCGACCGCGCCGAGTTCGTCGCCGAGGCCCTCCAGACCCACGGCGTGCCCGCCGACGTCGCGCGGCGCAACGCCACCCTGCTCAACGCCGCCTATGCGGGCCTGCAACTGGACTACCTGACCACCGGAGACCGGGACCGGGTGGAGTCGGCCGTCGACGAACTCGTGCGGCTCACCGACGAGTGGACCCGGCACGGCTCCGGCACGCAGGACGACTCGACAGAGCACCAGGAATGA
- a CDS encoding class I SAM-dependent methyltransferase — protein sequence MSGRPEEDVAVQAVRSRASDYDTVAEGYTAENETSLMNAYLERPAALALAGEVAGRRILDAGCGSGPLFAELRERGAVVSGFDGSPGMLEQARRRLGADADLRVADLAGPLPYADDAFDDVMASFVLHYLRDWGPTLTELRRVLRPGGRIIASVEHPLVLNLMKRHTGPRPDYFATENRLEDWTMGGGTAQLSFWDRPLEAMTDAFLAAGLRITRLHEPRPVPAAHELFPDDFHIADTCPSVLFFVLHSE from the coding sequence ATGTCTGGAAGACCCGAGGAAGACGTGGCGGTGCAGGCGGTTCGGTCGCGGGCGAGCGACTACGACACCGTGGCGGAGGGCTACACGGCCGAGAACGAGACCAGCCTGATGAACGCCTACCTCGAGCGGCCTGCGGCCCTGGCCCTCGCAGGCGAGGTGGCGGGCAGGCGGATTCTCGACGCGGGCTGTGGTTCCGGTCCGTTGTTCGCCGAGTTGCGCGAGCGGGGTGCTGTCGTGAGCGGCTTCGACGGCAGTCCGGGAATGCTGGAGCAGGCGCGGCGACGGCTGGGCGCCGACGCGGACCTGCGGGTCGCCGACCTGGCGGGTCCGCTGCCCTACGCCGACGACGCCTTCGACGACGTCATGGCCTCCTTCGTGCTGCACTACCTGCGGGACTGGGGGCCGACGCTCACTGAACTGCGGCGGGTGCTGCGGCCCGGCGGGAGGATCATCGCCTCGGTCGAGCATCCCCTCGTGCTCAACCTCATGAAGCGGCACACCGGCCCCCGGCCCGACTACTTCGCGACGGAGAACCGACTCGAAGACTGGACCATGGGCGGAGGGACCGCCCAGCTGAGTTTCTGGGACCGCCCGCTGGAGGCGATGACGGACGCCTTCCTCGCAGCGGGCCTCCGTATCACTCGCCTACACGAGCCCCGGCCGGTTCCGGCCGCCCACGAGCTGTTCCCCGACGACTTTCACATCGCCGACACGTGCCCGAGCGTCCTGTTCTTCGTGCTGCATTCGGAGTGA
- a CDS encoding aldo/keto reductase: MQYRTLGRTGVQVSSLALGAMNFGKIGRTTQDEVTAIVDAALEGGINVIDTADAYSGGESEEMVGKAIVGRREDIVLATKASLPMGDGRNHQGSSRRWLVTELDNSLRRLGVDHVDLYQIHRWDPNTGDEETLSALTDLQRAGKIRYFGSSTFPAHRIVQAQWAAREYHLGRYVTEQPSYSILQRGIETHVLPVTEQYGLGVLVWSPLASGWLSGAIREGRDITTSRSTFMPQRFDTAIPANRAKLDAVEQLAALADEASLTMIQLALGFVTTHPAVTSALIGPRTLDHLHSQLAAADTVLAADVLDAIDAIVAPGTDLAAHEKNDTPPALLNPALRRR, encoded by the coding sequence ATGCAGTACCGCACCTTGGGCCGCACCGGTGTGCAGGTCAGCTCCCTCGCGCTCGGCGCGATGAACTTCGGCAAGATCGGGCGCACCACTCAGGACGAGGTCACCGCCATCGTCGATGCCGCCCTCGAGGGAGGGATCAACGTCATCGACACCGCCGACGCGTACAGCGGCGGCGAGTCGGAGGAGATGGTCGGCAAGGCCATCGTCGGCCGCCGCGAGGACATCGTGCTGGCCACGAAGGCGAGCCTGCCGATGGGCGACGGGCGCAACCATCAGGGCAGTTCGCGCCGCTGGCTGGTCACCGAGCTGGACAACAGCCTGCGCCGCCTCGGTGTCGACCACGTTGATCTCTACCAGATCCACCGGTGGGACCCGAACACCGGCGACGAGGAGACCCTGTCGGCGTTGACCGACCTGCAGCGCGCGGGGAAGATCCGTTACTTCGGATCCTCGACGTTCCCCGCACACCGCATCGTGCAGGCCCAGTGGGCCGCCCGCGAGTACCACCTGGGCCGTTACGTCACCGAACAGCCCAGCTACTCGATCCTGCAGCGCGGGATCGAAACCCACGTGCTGCCCGTGACCGAGCAGTACGGGCTCGGTGTGCTGGTGTGGAGCCCGTTGGCTTCGGGCTGGCTGTCGGGCGCGATCCGCGAAGGCCGGGACATCACCACCAGCCGCTCCACGTTCATGCCACAACGCTTCGACACTGCCATCCCCGCGAACCGGGCCAAGCTCGACGCCGTCGAACAACTGGCTGCACTCGCCGACGAAGCCAGCCTGACCATGATCCAGCTCGCGCTCGGATTCGTGACCACGCATCCCGCAGTGACCAGCGCGCTCATCGGCCCCCGCACACTGGACCACCTGCACTCGCAACTCGCCGCCGCTGACACCGTGCTCGCCGCCGACGTGCTCGATGCGATCGACGCGATCGTCGCCCCCGGCACCGACCTGGCCGCGCACGAGAAGAACGACACGCCACCCGCGCTGCTCAACCCGGCACTGCGCCGCCGCTGA
- a CDS encoding alpha/beta fold hydrolase encodes MTTPRQNHAMVRGLRLAYLDFGGTGAPLLALHGHFGRGRQFARLAADLAPRHRVIAVDLRGHGRSDRGVDVTPDAYTADVAEFLRHLDLGPLPVLGHSMGGVIAYRVAARHPELVSALIVEEGGALNRQPEIAHPVLDVRGWARRAPTPAALRREVESHGIPDASYFLASACEYPDGWGFLFDHDDMTASQQELIGDWWPDWLGARCPTLLVHGLASGVLPTAMARDMARRRPGTVLREFADCGHWVHDDDPAGFAEAVRGFLSSAVPTSTL; translated from the coding sequence ATGACGACTCCGAGACAGAACCACGCGATGGTGCGCGGTCTGCGACTGGCCTACCTGGACTTCGGGGGAACCGGAGCGCCGCTGCTGGCCCTGCACGGTCACTTCGGACGCGGCCGACAGTTCGCCCGCCTGGCCGCCGATCTCGCCCCCCGCCACCGGGTGATCGCGGTGGACCTGCGTGGACACGGCCGCAGCGACCGTGGCGTCGACGTCACCCCCGACGCCTACACCGCCGACGTCGCGGAGTTCCTCCGCCACCTCGACCTCGGCCCGCTGCCGGTCCTCGGGCACTCGATGGGCGGCGTCATCGCCTACCGGGTCGCCGCCCGACATCCGGAGCTGGTCAGCGCGTTGATCGTCGAGGAGGGCGGCGCACTCAACCGGCAGCCCGAGATCGCCCACCCGGTGCTGGACGTGCGGGGCTGGGCGCGGCGGGCCCCGACCCCGGCCGCCCTGCGTCGTGAGGTGGAGAGCCACGGCATCCCCGACGCGAGCTACTTCCTGGCCAGCGCCTGCGAGTACCCGGACGGCTGGGGCTTCCTGTTCGACCACGACGACATGACGGCCTCGCAGCAGGAGTTGATCGGCGACTGGTGGCCGGACTGGCTCGGCGCGCGCTGCCCGACGCTGCTCGTGCACGGCCTGGCCAGCGGCGTGCTGCCCACGGCCATGGCACGCGACATGGCACGCCGCAGGCCCGGCACCGTGCTGCGGGAATTCGCCGACTGCGGCCACTGGGTCCACGATGACGATCCGGCCGGTTTCGCCGAGGCGGTGCGCGGCTTCCTCAGCTCGGCAGTCCCGACGTCGACGCTCTGA
- a CDS encoding SDR family NAD(P)-dependent oxidoreductase, translating into MTANRQPAEDGERGPSDSPPPTALITGAAHGLGLEVARQLAATGVRVVIAARDPQRAAEAAHPLDGVDALPVGLDIGSPTSVAGAAEALAAHPGRLDILINNAAASPDRFETATGADLGTAAEVVQVNLFGAWRMTQAFLPLLRRSDHPRIVNVSSGAGSHTDEQYGFPLFGGAAATHGISKAALNGFTAVLAAELADTPVIVNAVCPGVTATQPGAEHLGARPVEDSAPGIVWAATLPDDGPRGGFFRDRQPLGW; encoded by the coding sequence ATGACAGCGAACCGTCAACCGGCCGAGGACGGCGAGCGCGGGCCGTCCGACTCCCCGCCGCCCACGGCACTGATCACCGGCGCCGCGCACGGCCTCGGGCTGGAGGTCGCCCGACAACTGGCCGCGACCGGAGTCCGCGTGGTGATCGCCGCACGAGATCCCCAGCGGGCGGCCGAGGCCGCGCACCCCCTCGACGGAGTCGACGCCCTCCCGGTCGGCCTGGACATCGGCAGCCCGACCTCCGTCGCCGGCGCGGCGGAGGCCCTCGCCGCACATCCCGGCAGACTCGACATCCTGATCAACAATGCCGCCGCCTCTCCCGACCGCTTCGAGACCGCCACCGGAGCGGACCTCGGCACCGCGGCCGAGGTCGTGCAGGTGAACCTGTTCGGCGCCTGGCGCATGACGCAGGCCTTCCTGCCGCTGCTCCGCCGATCGGACCACCCTCGGATCGTCAACGTCAGCTCCGGTGCGGGCTCGCACACCGACGAGCAGTACGGCTTCCCGCTGTTCGGTGGTGCGGCGGCGACGCACGGCATCAGCAAGGCGGCGCTGAACGGGTTCACCGCCGTGCTGGCGGCGGAACTGGCCGACACCCCGGTCATCGTCAACGCGGTCTGCCCCGGCGTCACCGCGACGCAGCCCGGCGCCGAGCACCTGGGCGCGCGCCCGGTCGAGGACAGCGCTCCCGGCATCGTGTGGGCCGCGACCCTGCCGGACGACGGGCCGCGCGGCGGGTTCTTCCGCGACCGACAGCCCCTCGGCTGGTAG
- a CDS encoding MFS transporter — MTRRDGVPRTPLGDEDGPAAATVGSHPAPEGTGHPRRRTILWALAAALLMMSTTVMAVTVALPTIARDLRATTGQLQWITEATVLALAALLITMGAIGDRYGRRRVLLAGLAVLVLAALLAAVATGPGELIAARALLGVGNAMVMPATLGIIRSVFPRDELAYALAVWAGVAGLGVVLGPMTGGLLVEHLGWRAVFLAMVPVLPAVGVAVVLVVPPTAPDRTARPDLLGMALVSGGLVAVVHAIIEAPRRGVLGEATLLGAGAAVILLGGFLARQRRTRHPMLDLRMVADHTFWPAAMAAATGFFALMGMVFLLTQYFQEVLGHSPSGAALLLLPIAAGQLAMAPITPRLIDRIGLRWTVSGGLGVLAVGLTLIPTGVHTDRHGVLLIGLFLLAAGNGAAVTAASTAMLGAAGTRQAGSVAAVIETAFKLGGSLGVAVLGGVLAGRLADHLASHTAALPAAERAFAGESISGALQSAALLGGPAGDRFTDAARQAFTAGLTHAAVLAACLALGAAVLTASTLHEPDRTHRGRR; from the coding sequence GTGACACGACGCGACGGCGTGCCGAGGACCCCCCTCGGCGATGAAGACGGACCGGCGGCGGCCACGGTCGGATCGCACCCTGCACCGGAAGGGACCGGCCATCCGCGTCGACGCACGATCCTCTGGGCGCTGGCGGCCGCGCTGCTCATGATGAGCACCACCGTGATGGCGGTGACCGTCGCACTCCCGACCATCGCCCGCGACCTGCGTGCCACCACCGGTCAACTCCAGTGGATCACCGAGGCCACCGTGCTGGCCCTGGCCGCGCTGCTGATCACGATGGGGGCGATCGGCGACCGCTACGGACGTCGTCGGGTGCTGCTGGCCGGGCTCGCGGTGCTGGTGCTCGCCGCCCTGCTCGCGGCCGTCGCCACCGGCCCCGGCGAGCTGATCGCCGCCCGAGCGCTGCTCGGCGTCGGCAACGCGATGGTCATGCCCGCGACCCTGGGGATCATCCGCAGCGTGTTCCCCCGCGACGAGCTCGCCTACGCGCTGGCAGTGTGGGCAGGCGTCGCCGGGCTGGGCGTCGTCCTGGGTCCGATGACCGGCGGCCTCCTCGTCGAGCACCTCGGCTGGCGAGCGGTGTTCCTGGCCATGGTGCCCGTCCTGCCCGCCGTCGGCGTCGCCGTCGTCCTCGTCGTCCCGCCTACGGCTCCCGACCGCACCGCACGGCCCGACCTGCTTGGGATGGCGCTGGTCTCCGGCGGCCTCGTCGCGGTCGTCCACGCGATCATCGAGGCACCCCGGCGAGGCGTGCTCGGCGAGGCGACCCTGCTCGGCGCCGGGGCGGCCGTGATCCTGCTCGGCGGATTCCTGGCCCGTCAACGCCGGACACGGCATCCGATGCTCGATCTGCGCATGGTGGCCGATCACACCTTCTGGCCCGCCGCAATGGCCGCTGCCACCGGATTCTTCGCGCTGATGGGCATGGTGTTCCTCCTCACCCAATACTTCCAGGAGGTGCTCGGCCACTCGCCGTCCGGAGCCGCGCTCCTCCTGCTTCCGATCGCCGCAGGCCAGCTGGCCATGGCCCCGATCACCCCGCGACTGATCGACCGGATCGGTCTGCGGTGGACCGTCTCGGGCGGACTTGGCGTGCTGGCCGTCGGGCTGACGCTGATCCCGACCGGCGTCCACACCGATCGCCACGGGGTACTCCTGATCGGACTGTTCCTTCTCGCCGCAGGCAACGGTGCCGCAGTGACCGCAGCGAGCACCGCCATGCTGGGCGCGGCGGGCACGCGACAGGCGGGGTCGGTCGCCGCCGTCATCGAGACCGCCTTCAAGCTCGGCGGCAGCCTCGGTGTGGCCGTTCTGGGCGGTGTCCTCGCCGGTCGACTCGCCGACCATCTCGCCTCGCACACGGCGGCCCTGCCCGCTGCGGAACGGGCTTTCGCGGGAGAGTCGATCAGCGGCGCCCTGCAGTCCGCCGCCCTGCTCGGCGGCCCGGCGGGCGACCGGTTCACCGACGCCGCCCGGCAGGCGTTCACCGCAGGCCTGACCCACGCCGCCGTCCTCGCGGCCTGCCTTGCCCTGGGCGCGGCGGTGCTGACCGCCTCAACCCTGCACGAACCCGATCGAACTCACCGAGGGAGACGATGA
- a CDS encoding SRPBCC family protein, protein MSRLKDTDVVTGTRREISAHDTATGEALTMRRRYAAHVSDVWDACTDPDRLARFFMRPDGDLRVGGRFSFPGNAHGEILRCEPPWLLVVSWIYGVPGGEQVELRLSPDEDGGTLLELRHSAPDGLLDRVVNDPDSGAWGIGAGWELGLIALEASLREELPGLESASVQDSPEFAAVAELAERVSAAWAAALTAAGVDPA, encoded by the coding sequence ATGAGCCGACTGAAGGACACCGACGTCGTCACAGGCACCCGTCGCGAGATCAGTGCCCATGACACGGCGACGGGCGAGGCGCTGACCATGCGGCGGCGCTACGCGGCGCACGTCTCGGATGTCTGGGATGCCTGCACCGATCCCGATCGGCTTGCTCGCTTCTTCATGCGACCCGACGGCGACCTGCGGGTGGGCGGCAGATTCTCCTTTCCCGGCAACGCCCACGGCGAGATCCTGCGGTGCGAGCCGCCGTGGCTGCTCGTCGTCAGCTGGATCTACGGGGTACCCGGCGGCGAACAGGTGGAGCTGCGGCTGTCACCGGACGAGGACGGCGGCACGCTGTTGGAACTGCGGCACTCCGCCCCGGACGGACTGCTCGACCGTGTGGTCAACGACCCGGACTCCGGGGCCTGGGGCATCGGGGCCGGCTGGGAGCTGGGCCTGATCGCACTCGAGGCGTCCCTGCGCGAGGAACTCCCCGGTCTCGAGTCGGCCTCGGTGCAGGACTCCCCGGAGTTCGCCGCCGTCGCGGAGCTGGCCGAGCGGGTCAGCGCGGCATGGGCGGCGGCGCTGACGGCGGCGGGCGTCGACCCGGCGTAG
- a CDS encoding alpha/beta fold hydrolase produces the protein MNRVAVNGTELAYDEAGSGNAVVFSHAGITDRRLWDAQFERLAADHRVIRYDWRGYGESADADGGFSHAEDLLALLDALDVERAALVGCSNGGAYSLDVALAAPERVWSLTLICSGLSGHHWPEEMRASARERVHSAVPAERLRAYNERQAPHVDPADVTAMALAQARFLVAGPDRDPAALAPDVWAAAVAMIEGVFARTWNGPPTLERPHPAPAKPRLDQVRVPTLVVNGTADVRWIQAVSTMLAEQIPGARRLDLPDTGHLPPLERPEEVTSALLDFLAETSPS, from the coding sequence ATGAACAGAGTCGCCGTCAACGGGACCGAGCTGGCCTACGACGAGGCAGGCAGCGGCAACGCCGTGGTGTTCTCCCACGCGGGCATCACCGACCGTCGCCTGTGGGACGCGCAGTTCGAACGGCTGGCCGCCGATCACCGGGTCATCCGCTACGACTGGCGCGGCTACGGCGAATCCGCCGACGCCGACGGCGGCTTCTCCCATGCCGAGGACCTCCTCGCCCTGCTCGACGCCCTCGACGTCGAGCGGGCGGCGCTCGTCGGCTGCTCCAACGGCGGCGCCTACTCCCTGGACGTGGCACTGGCCGCACCGGAACGGGTCTGGAGCCTCACCCTGATCTGCTCCGGGCTCTCCGGACACCACTGGCCCGAGGAGATGCGCGCCTCCGCCCGCGAACGTGTGCACAGCGCCGTCCCCGCCGAGCGACTGCGGGCCTACAACGAACGTCAGGCCCCACACGTGGACCCGGCGGACGTGACGGCGATGGCCCTGGCCCAGGCACGCTTCCTCGTCGCAGGTCCCGACCGTGACCCGGCCGCGCTTGCGCCCGACGTGTGGGCGGCGGCCGTGGCGATGATCGAGGGCGTCTTCGCCCGCACGTGGAACGGCCCGCCCACCCTCGAACGGCCGCACCCCGCGCCCGCGAAGCCCCGGCTCGATCAGGTGCGGGTGCCGACGCTGGTCGTCAACGGCACCGCCGACGTGCGCTGGATCCAGGCCGTCTCCACGATGCTCGCCGAACAGATCCCCGGCGCCCGACGACTCGACCTGCCCGACACCGGCCACCTGCCCCCGCTGGAACGGCCCGAGGAGGTCACCTCGGCCCTGCTCGACTTCCTCGCCGAGACGAGCCCGTCCTGA
- a CDS encoding tyrosine-protein phosphatase, producing the protein MDRHLDFAGVHNFRDLGGYRAEDGRTVRWRQLFRADALSSLRPADGQRFRALGIGTVIDLRYPYEIAANGRVPQYDGLTYHNLSVEHRPYEQAALDPAIEPARYFADRYAELLADGTAELRRALEVIAFEAEGPVVFHCRTGKDRTGVLAALLLVLLGVAEEDVVADYALTGLATERFIADWNADPRKPPLRWPGYGQAPEETMRLVLAELVAAHGSVAGYVRGLGLDDVAVATALRDRFLESVPADRRRD; encoded by the coding sequence ATGGATCGTCACCTGGACTTCGCGGGCGTGCACAACTTCCGGGACCTGGGCGGGTATCGGGCCGAGGACGGTCGCACCGTGCGGTGGCGGCAGCTGTTCCGGGCCGACGCGTTGTCGAGTCTGCGCCCCGCCGACGGGCAGCGGTTCCGCGCGTTGGGGATCGGCACGGTGATCGACCTGCGGTATCCGTACGAGATCGCGGCCAACGGGCGGGTGCCGCAGTATGACGGGCTGACCTATCACAATCTCAGCGTCGAGCACCGGCCCTACGAGCAGGCGGCGCTGGACCCCGCGATCGAGCCTGCCCGGTATTTCGCCGACCGTTATGCCGAGCTGTTGGCCGACGGGACGGCCGAGCTGCGCCGGGCACTGGAGGTGATCGCCTTCGAAGCCGAGGGGCCGGTGGTCTTCCACTGTCGGACGGGCAAGGACCGGACCGGCGTCCTGGCGGCGTTGCTGCTGGTGCTGCTGGGTGTGGCCGAGGAGGACGTGGTCGCCGACTACGCGTTGACCGGGCTGGCCACGGAGCGGTTCATCGCCGACTGGAATGCCGACCCGCGCAAGCCGCCGCTGCGGTGGCCCGGTTACGGGCAGGCCCCTGAGGAGACGATGCGCCTGGTGTTGGCCGAGCTCGTCGCCGCGCACGGGTCGGTGGCCGGTTATGTGCGGGGGCTGGGCCTGGACGACGTCGCGGTGGCGACGGCGCTGCGGGACCGGTTCCTGGAATCGGTCCCGGCTGATCGGCGTCGCGACTGA
- a CDS encoding TetR/AcrR family transcriptional regulator — MFRLTIRDVVPFSQLGNEGQGAVNDSDRSTGHAAQPRRADARRNKETLLDAAASIFVTSGVDAPVRDIAAKAGVGTATIYRHFPTRADLIIAVYRHQVDACAEAGPALLATSPTPHVALGRWVDLFVDFLVTKHGLAAALQNDNTGFETLHAYFLDRLLPVCTRLLDAAAASGEIRPDLNAYQLMRGVGNLCIGADSDLRYDARQLVELLIAGLRRPR, encoded by the coding sequence ATGTTCCGTTTGACGATACGGGACGTTGTCCCGTTTAGCCAACTCGGCAACGAAGGGCAGGGCGCGGTGAACGACAGCGACCGGAGCACAGGGCATGCAGCCCAGCCCAGACGAGCGGACGCCCGGCGTAACAAGGAAACCCTGCTCGACGCGGCTGCTTCGATCTTCGTCACGTCAGGTGTGGACGCGCCGGTACGCGACATCGCGGCCAAGGCCGGCGTCGGGACGGCCACGATCTATCGCCACTTCCCCACCCGGGCGGATCTCATCATCGCCGTGTACCGCCACCAGGTCGACGCCTGCGCCGAGGCAGGCCCGGCCCTGCTGGCAACCAGCCCGACACCGCACGTCGCCCTCGGACGGTGGGTCGACCTCTTCGTCGACTTCCTGGTCACCAAGCACGGTCTCGCGGCCGCCCTGCAGAACGACAACACCGGCTTCGAAACGCTGCACGCTTACTTCCTAGACCGCCTCCTGCCGGTGTGCACCCGACTCCTCGACGCTGCCGCCGCCTCCGGTGAGATCCGCCCCGACCTCAACGCCTACCAACTCATGCGCGGCGTCGGAAACCTCTGCATAGGCGCCGACAGCGACCTCCGCTACGACGCACGCCAACTGGTCGAGCTCCTCATCGCAGGACTACGCCGACCGCGCTGA